A genome region from Rhodanobacter thiooxydans includes the following:
- the fliP gene encoding flagellar type III secretion system pore protein FliP (The bacterial flagellar biogenesis protein FliP forms a type III secretion system (T3SS)-type pore required for flagellar assembly.), which produces MRIWRWIVAVSLLLLPLAALAAPPGIPLVNVQNVPGGGQNWTLSLQVLALMTALTLLPAIALMMTSFTRIIIVLGFLRQALGTQSTPPNQVLLGLALFLTLFVMSPVLNKSYADGVKPYMDGQLTAEQALPVASAPFKQFMLDQTREADLALFTRLAGEKPYASKAEVPFKVAMPAFLTSELKTAFQMGFLLFIPFLIIDLVVASVLMSMGMLMVSPVIISLPFKIMLFVLVDGWTLLLGTLAGSFYT; this is translated from the coding sequence ATGAGGATCTGGCGCTGGATCGTTGCCGTGTCGCTGCTGCTGTTGCCGCTGGCGGCGCTGGCGGCGCCGCCTGGCATTCCGCTGGTCAACGTGCAGAACGTGCCCGGCGGCGGGCAGAACTGGACGCTGTCGCTGCAGGTGCTGGCGCTGATGACCGCGCTGACCCTGCTGCCGGCGATCGCGCTGATGATGACCTCGTTCACCCGCATCATCATCGTGCTCGGTTTCCTGCGCCAGGCGCTGGGCACGCAATCGACCCCGCCGAACCAGGTGCTGCTGGGGCTGGCGCTGTTCCTCACCCTGTTCGTGATGTCGCCGGTGCTGAACAAGTCTTACGCCGACGGCGTGAAACCGTACATGGACGGCCAGCTCACCGCCGAGCAGGCGCTGCCGGTGGCCTCCGCGCCGTTCAAGCAATTCATGCTGGATCAGACCCGCGAGGCGGATCTGGCGCTGTTCACCCGGCTGGCCGGCGAGAAGCCCTATGCCAGCAAGGCCGAGGTGCCGTTCAAGGTGGCGATGCCGGCGTTCCTCACCTCGGAACTTAAGACCGCGTTCCAGATGGGCTTTCTGCTGTTCATTCCGTTCCTGATCATCGACCTGGTGGTGGCCAGCGTGCTGATGTCGATGGGCATGCTGATGGTCTCGCCGGTGATCATCTCGCTGCCGTTCAAGATCATGCTGTTCGTGCTGGTGGATGGGTGGACGCTGCTGCTCGGGACCCTGGCCGGGAGCTTCTACACGTGA
- the fliO gene encoding flagellar biosynthetic protein FliO, which produces MNREWGIGNGVVAALAPAALPAADVNVGGELFRVLLSLAAVVAMIFVAGWLSRRLQARSRPGGRRIRCVEAMAVGARDRVLLLDADGKRLLVGVGPGGMRTLHVYEGVPTEPAAAEPAAAPLPAFGELLARWKRGA; this is translated from the coding sequence GTGAATAGGGAATGGGGAATAGGGAATGGGGTCGTCGCGGCGCTGGCGCCGGCGGCGCTGCCCGCCGCCGACGTCAATGTGGGCGGCGAGCTGTTCCGTGTGTTGCTCAGCCTGGCGGCGGTGGTGGCGATGATCTTCGTGGCGGGCTGGCTGAGCCGTCGGCTGCAGGCGCGCAGCCGGCCGGGCGGGCGGCGCATTCGCTGCGTGGAGGCGATGGCGGTGGGCGCGCGCGACCGCGTGCTGCTGCTCGACGCCGACGGCAAGCGCCTGCTGGTCGGCGTGGGTCCGGGCGGCATGCGCACGCTGCACGTCTACGAGGGCGTACCGACCGAACCCGCGGCAGCCGAACCCGCCGCGGCGCCGCTGCCTGCGTTCGGCGAACTGCTGGCGCGCTGGAAGCGCGGCGCATGA
- the fliN gene encoding flagellar motor switch protein FliN, whose product MSQPTEVASAPAGERVEFDSLHGLAAGSGDVNLDMILDVPVTLAMEVGRTRISIRNLLQLNQGSVVELDRAAGEPLDVFVNGTLVAHGEVVVINEKFGIRLTDVISPAERVRKLR is encoded by the coding sequence ATGAGCCAGCCCACAGAAGTTGCGTCGGCCCCCGCCGGCGAGCGCGTCGAGTTCGATTCGCTGCACGGCCTCGCCGCCGGCAGCGGCGACGTCAACCTCGACATGATCCTCGACGTGCCGGTGACCCTGGCGATGGAAGTCGGGCGCACCCGCATCAGTATCCGCAACCTGCTGCAGTTGAACCAGGGCTCGGTGGTGGAACTGGACCGCGCCGCCGGCGAGCCGCTGGACGTGTTCGTCAACGGCACCCTGGTCGCGCACGGCGAGGTGGTGGTGATCAACGAGAAGTTCGGCATCCGCCTGACCGACGTGATCAGCCCGGCCGAGCGCGTGCGCAAGTTGCGGTGA
- the fliM gene encoding flagellar motor switch protein FliM gives MSDLLSQDEIDALLDGVSGGAVATGGDEPPPSDAVVTYDFTQQDRIVRGRLPTLEMVNERFARFFRLGVFNVLRKTCEVSVLGVKMVKFAEYVHSLAVPSNLNLVRIKPLRGTALVVFEPRLVFTVIDNFFGGDGRFHARIEGRDFTATENRVIQIMLEELFGAMVEAWAPVLELQFEYQNSEINPQFANIVSPTETVVVSRFHVELDGGGGEIHLTLPYAMVEPIRTLLDAGVQSDRADRDDRWAEMLQEEVFDAEVDLSSLLLDVRLSLGEFLHLRPGDVIPVQLPELATVYAEDVPVFRGHYGQSGGRNAVRFHAQAGRREKRAAGDQFKEKNPA, from the coding sequence ATGAGCGATCTGCTTTCCCAGGACGAGATCGACGCGCTGCTGGACGGCGTCAGCGGCGGCGCGGTGGCCACCGGCGGCGACGAGCCGCCGCCCAGCGACGCGGTGGTCACGTACGACTTCACCCAGCAGGACCGCATCGTGCGCGGGCGGTTGCCCACGCTGGAGATGGTCAACGAGCGCTTCGCGCGGTTCTTCCGGCTGGGCGTGTTCAACGTGCTGCGCAAGACCTGCGAGGTCTCGGTGCTGGGCGTGAAGATGGTCAAGTTCGCCGAGTACGTGCACAGCCTGGCGGTGCCGAGCAACCTGAACCTGGTGCGCATCAAGCCGTTGCGCGGCACCGCGCTGGTAGTGTTCGAGCCGCGCCTGGTGTTCACCGTGATCGACAACTTTTTCGGCGGCGACGGGCGCTTCCATGCCCGCATCGAGGGCCGCGACTTCACCGCCACCGAGAACCGGGTGATCCAGATCATGCTGGAGGAGCTGTTCGGTGCGATGGTCGAAGCATGGGCGCCGGTGCTGGAACTGCAGTTCGAATACCAAAACTCCGAGATCAACCCGCAGTTCGCCAACATCGTCAGCCCGACCGAGACGGTGGTGGTGTCGCGCTTCCACGTCGAGCTCGACGGCGGTGGCGGCGAGATCCACCTGACCCTGCCGTACGCGATGGTCGAGCCGATCCGAACCCTGCTCGACGCCGGCGTGCAGAGCGACCGCGCCGACCGCGACGACCGCTGGGCGGAGATGCTGCAGGAGGAAGTGTTCGACGCGGAGGTAGACCTGAGTTCGCTGCTGCTCGACGTGCGCCTCAGTCTCGGCGAGTTCCTGCACCTGCGCCCGGGCGACGTGATCCCGGTGCAACTGCCGGAGCTGGCCACCGTCTACGCCGAGGACGTGCCGGTGTTCCGCGGTCACTACGGCCAGTCAGGCGGCCGCAACGCCGTGCGTTTCCATGCCCAGGCCGGTCGGCGCGAGAAGCGCGCGGCCGGCGATCAATTCAAAGAGAAGAATCCAGCATGA
- a CDS encoding flagellar basal body-associated FliL family protein, whose protein sequence is MSFNHLWIEVFMVDEEQAGEVVDTPPERKSRKPLVIAVSVVLLLALGIGGYVWRSRQSVPGKAGKSTPKVAQAELYLPLDPAFVVNFRDAESLRYLQVGVTLMSHDPAAIEVAKGADPVIRDALVALFSNQDFAIISDTAGRQKVQADALVAVRKIVRARLGRPGIDALYFTSFVMQ, encoded by the coding sequence GTGTCTTTCAATCATCTGTGGATCGAGGTTTTCATGGTCGACGAGGAACAAGCTGGCGAGGTGGTGGATACCCCGCCGGAGCGCAAGAGCCGCAAGCCGCTGGTGATCGCAGTGTCGGTGGTGCTGCTGCTGGCGTTGGGCATCGGCGGCTATGTGTGGCGGTCGCGCCAGTCCGTGCCGGGCAAGGCCGGCAAGTCGACACCGAAGGTTGCCCAGGCCGAACTCTACCTGCCGCTGGACCCGGCCTTCGTGGTGAATTTCCGTGACGCCGAATCGCTGCGCTACCTGCAGGTCGGCGTCACCCTGATGTCGCACGACCCTGCCGCGATCGAGGTGGCCAAGGGCGCCGACCCGGTGATCCGCGATGCGCTGGTGGCGCTGTTCAGCAACCAGGACTTCGCCATCATCAGCGATACCGCCGGGCGCCAGAAGGTGCAGGCCGATGCGCTGGTCGCCGTGCGCAAGATCGTCAGGGCGCGGCTCGGCCGTCCCGGCATCGACGCGCTGTACTTCACCAGTTTCGTGATGCAGTGA
- a CDS encoding flagellar hook-length control protein FliK — MTVSAPAAPSAASAAASRAAVEPRDGNATPTGFDSQLHAARQRQEPDSANEASGGQQDERQPTSAARSPRDPSAAAVPAAKPDVAAAVPVPVPVQAELADVTAADGSAPRREPGDEPAPAVADAMLALLGSSLAGVWPPVAGGARAVAGAPPSGGKGATGDAQAAAMLQLAVAASPAAAPVNIVPLAASMLAPAQAVPSAADALNKQAAQAHAAAAVLPAPPAAAAPPAVHQLQLPTSPTSPSFAQDLGQQLVWLSGQNVKQARIRLHPEELGSLDVSVSVSHGRVDVVFSAQHAAAVPAVQQSLPLLDQMLARHGLSLGHAEVGQHDRGDRRGHAGGGGALEEIADIHGAAPMTVARIGLLDAFA; from the coding sequence ATGACTGTTTCCGCCCCCGCTGCACCCAGCGCCGCCAGCGCGGCCGCCTCGCGAGCCGCCGTCGAGCCGCGCGACGGCAACGCGACACCGACCGGTTTCGACAGCCAGCTGCACGCCGCGCGACAGCGGCAAGAACCCGACAGCGCGAACGAGGCATCGGGTGGGCAGCAGGACGAGCGCCAGCCGACGTCGGCAGCGCGCTCGCCGCGCGACCCCTCGGCCGCTGCCGTGCCCGCGGCGAAACCGGACGTCGCGGCGGCAGTACCGGTACCCGTACCCGTGCAGGCGGAACTGGCGGACGTGACCGCAGCGGACGGATCGGCGCCACGGCGCGAGCCGGGCGACGAGCCGGCACCCGCCGTGGCGGATGCCATGCTCGCCTTGCTCGGCTCGTCGCTGGCCGGCGTGTGGCCGCCCGTCGCCGGTGGCGCCAGAGCGGTCGCCGGCGCGCCGCCGTCGGGCGGCAAGGGGGCGACCGGCGACGCGCAGGCTGCCGCCATGCTGCAGCTCGCGGTGGCGGCCAGCCCGGCCGCTGCGCCCGTCAACATCGTGCCGCTGGCGGCCAGCATGCTGGCGCCGGCGCAGGCTGTACCATCGGCCGCGGACGCGCTCAACAAGCAGGCAGCGCAGGCGCACGCCGCCGCCGCCGTACTGCCGGCGCCGCCCGCGGCCGCCGCGCCGCCTGCGGTGCATCAGCTGCAACTGCCCACGTCGCCGACCAGTCCGTCGTTCGCCCAGGATCTGGGCCAGCAGTTGGTCTGGCTGAGCGGACAGAACGTCAAGCAGGCGCGGATTCGCCTGCATCCGGAGGAACTCGGTTCGCTCGATGTCAGCGTCAGCGTGAGCCACGGTCGCGTCGACGTGGTGTTCAGCGCGCAGCACGCGGCAGCAGTGCCGGCGGTGCAGCAGAGTCTGCCGCTGCTGGACCAGATGCTGGCGCGGCATGGCCTGTCGCTCGGCCACGCCGAAGTCGGTCAGCACGATCGCGGCGACCGCCGCGGGCACGCAGGCGGCGGCGGCGCGCTGGAGGAGATCGCCGACATCCATGGCGCCGCGCCGATGACCGTGGCCAGGATCGGCCTGCTCGACGCGTTCGCCTGA
- the fliJ gene encoding flagellar export protein FliJ — translation MNSRAKQLEPAVEQARQRSEAALAQLATQQQLLARAEHQLAELQRYRLEYAAAGDAAQSVTALLNRQQFVERIDRAIVQQQAELDRQHRQLSRLREQWRHAHARESALDSVVSQHREEERRAADRHEQAELDERMQYRRLR, via the coding sequence ATGAACTCGCGCGCGAAACAGCTGGAGCCTGCGGTGGAACAGGCCCGCCAGCGCAGCGAGGCTGCGCTGGCGCAGCTGGCGACGCAGCAGCAGTTGCTGGCCCGGGCCGAGCATCAGCTCGCCGAGCTGCAACGCTACCGGCTGGAGTACGCGGCGGCCGGCGACGCGGCGCAGAGCGTGACGGCGCTGCTCAACCGGCAGCAATTCGTGGAGCGCATCGACCGCGCGATCGTGCAGCAGCAGGCCGAGCTGGACCGCCAGCACCGCCAGTTGAGCCGGCTGCGCGAGCAATGGCGCCATGCGCATGCGCGCGAGAGCGCGCTGGACAGCGTGGTCTCGCAGCACCGCGAGGAAGAGCGCCGTGCCGCCGACCGCCACGAGCAGGCCGAGCTCGACGAACGCATGCAATACCGGAGGCTGCGATGA
- the fliI gene encoding flagellar protein export ATPase FliI, with translation MNTEAFIAARRANWQRQFARLGARAQAERTLVVEGSLRRVVGLTLEAEGCEAALGARCLVDTADGATLETEVVGFADERLLLMPVGDMHGVLPNARVRPYARSGGLPVGMGLLGRVVGADGVPLDGLGALASDEHAALKREPINPMARKPIDAPLDVGVRAINALLTVGRGQRLGLFAGSGVGKSTLLGMMTRYTNADVVVVGLIGERGREVKEFVEHTLGPEGRARAVIVAAPADAPPLKRLRGAQYATAIAEWFRDRGQRVLLLMDSLTRYAQAQREIALAIGEPPATKGYPPSVFAMMPALVERAGNDAEGRGSITAFYTVLTEGDDYRHDPIADAARAILDGHVVLSRDLAEAGHYPAIDIEASISRVMPAVVSREHLRAAQRFRQVYSAYRQQRDLIAVGAYQKGSDPQVDQAIEMWPQLRAFLQQEVDEPMTLEAAVENLDALAAQVAA, from the coding sequence GTGAATACGGAGGCGTTCATCGCCGCGCGGCGGGCGAACTGGCAACGCCAGTTCGCGCGGTTGGGCGCGCGCGCCCAGGCGGAGCGCACGCTGGTGGTGGAGGGCAGCCTGCGTCGCGTGGTCGGGCTGACCCTGGAGGCGGAAGGCTGCGAGGCCGCGCTCGGCGCGCGTTGCCTGGTCGACACCGCCGACGGCGCCACGCTGGAGACCGAAGTGGTCGGCTTTGCCGACGAACGCCTGCTGCTGATGCCGGTGGGCGACATGCACGGCGTGCTGCCGAACGCGCGTGTGCGCCCGTACGCGCGCAGCGGCGGCCTGCCGGTCGGCATGGGCCTGCTCGGCCGCGTGGTCGGCGCCGACGGCGTGCCGCTGGACGGGCTGGGCGCGCTGGCGTCGGACGAGCACGCCGCGCTCAAGCGCGAACCGATCAACCCGATGGCGCGCAAGCCGATCGACGCGCCGCTGGACGTCGGCGTGCGCGCGATCAACGCGCTGCTCACCGTCGGCCGCGGCCAGCGGCTGGGCCTGTTCGCCGGTTCCGGCGTGGGCAAGTCGACCCTGCTCGGCATGATGACCCGTTACACCAACGCCGACGTGGTGGTGGTCGGCCTGATCGGCGAGCGCGGTCGCGAGGTGAAGGAATTCGTCGAGCACACGCTGGGGCCGGAGGGCAGGGCGCGCGCGGTGATCGTCGCCGCGCCGGCCGACGCGCCGCCGCTGAAGCGCCTGCGCGGCGCGCAGTACGCCACTGCGATCGCCGAATGGTTCCGCGACCGCGGCCAGCGCGTGCTGCTGCTGATGGATTCGCTGACCCGCTACGCCCAGGCGCAGCGCGAGATCGCGCTGGCGATCGGCGAGCCGCCGGCGACCAAGGGCTACCCGCCGTCGGTGTTCGCGATGATGCCGGCGCTGGTCGAGCGCGCCGGCAACGACGCTGAGGGGCGCGGCTCGATCACCGCGTTCTACACCGTGCTCACCGAGGGCGACGACTACCGCCACGACCCGATCGCCGACGCCGCGCGCGCGATCCTGGACGGCCATGTCGTGCTGTCGCGCGACCTCGCCGAAGCCGGCCACTACCCGGCGATCGACATCGAGGCCTCGATCAGCCGCGTGATGCCGGCGGTGGTGAGCCGCGAGCACCTGCGCGCGGCGCAACGCTTCCGCCAGGTCTATTCCGCCTATCGCCAGCAGCGCGACCTGATCGCGGTGGGCGCGTACCAGAAAGGCTCCGACCCGCAGGTCGACCAGGCGATCGAGATGTGGCCGCAGCTGCGCGCGTTCCTGCAGCAGGAAGTCGACGAACCGATGACGCTCGAAGCGGCGGTGGAAAACCTTGACGCCCTTGCCGCGCAGGTGGCTGCATGA
- a CDS encoding FliH/SctL family protein, with protein MTATIHNVAADFQRWELPNVGTGPTASAAANAPPPPTVRELAALEQQAREEGYVAGHAEGAAAAQQQLRQRLAELDALYDAAARPLQQLDEQTGQELARLAMIVAQRVIAHELQLSPALVIQAVRQAATALPAATRELRVHLHPDDLALLRESGAAETHWQLLADATLARGDCRLESERSRLDARVETRLAALIDAVLGDSTGSAE; from the coding sequence ATGACCGCCACCATCCACAATGTGGCGGCGGATTTCCAGCGCTGGGAGCTGCCGAACGTGGGCACCGGGCCGACTGCGTCGGCAGCGGCCAACGCGCCGCCACCGCCGACCGTACGCGAGCTGGCGGCGCTCGAGCAGCAGGCGCGCGAGGAAGGCTATGTGGCAGGCCACGCCGAAGGCGCCGCCGCGGCGCAGCAGCAGCTGCGCCAGCGCCTGGCCGAACTCGACGCGCTGTACGACGCGGCCGCGCGCCCGCTGCAGCAGCTCGACGAGCAGACTGGGCAGGAGCTGGCGCGGCTGGCCATGATCGTGGCGCAGCGGGTGATCGCGCACGAACTGCAGCTGTCGCCCGCGCTGGTCATCCAGGCGGTGCGCCAGGCGGCCACCGCCCTGCCGGCGGCCACGCGCGAGTTGCGCGTGCACCTGCATCCTGACGACTTGGCCCTGCTGCGCGAATCGGGCGCCGCCGAAACGCACTGGCAGCTGCTGGCCGACGCAACACTCGCGCGCGGCGACTGCCGTCTGGAAAGCGAGCGTTCGCGGCTGGATGCACGGGTGGAAACCCGCCTGGCGGCATTGATCGACGCCGTCCTCGGCGACAGCACAGGATCCGCCGAATGA
- the fliG gene encoding flagellar motor switch protein FliG — protein sequence MATNRSDASVTGAQRAAILLLTLGEQDAAEVLKHLSARDVQAVGTAMAGLTSVSREHVEHALTRLNQDMGQQTSLGVGTEEYIRKILTNALGETKAGGLIDRILLGRSSKGLESLKWMESRAIAEMISQEHPQIIALVLAHLEPDQAAEVIGYLPPRVRSDAVMRIATLDGVQPHALNELDEIMERQFSGNNKKLKSASVGGLKAAADILNAMETSRETELMAAIRSQDDALGGRIEDLMFVFEDLAELDDRGMQLLLREVPSGTLITALKGAEPAVREKIFANMSKRAADMMRDDLEVKGPVRLSEVDAAQKEVLGIARKLSDAGQLSLTSGGDEFV from the coding sequence ATGGCAACTAATCGTTCCGACGCATCCGTCACCGGTGCGCAGCGCGCGGCAATTCTGCTGCTGACGCTGGGTGAGCAGGATGCCGCCGAGGTGCTCAAGCACCTCAGCGCGCGCGACGTGCAGGCGGTGGGTACCGCGATGGCGGGGCTCACCAGCGTCTCGCGCGAACACGTCGAGCACGCACTGACCCGGCTCAACCAGGACATGGGCCAGCAGACTTCACTGGGTGTCGGCACCGAGGAATACATCCGCAAGATCCTCACCAATGCGCTGGGCGAGACCAAGGCCGGCGGGCTGATCGACCGCATCCTGCTCGGGCGCAGCAGCAAGGGGCTGGAATCGCTCAAGTGGATGGAAAGCCGCGCCATCGCCGAGATGATCAGCCAGGAACACCCGCAGATCATCGCGCTGGTGCTGGCACACCTGGAGCCCGACCAGGCCGCCGAGGTGATCGGCTACCTGCCGCCGCGCGTGCGTTCGGACGCGGTGATGCGCATCGCCACGCTCGATGGCGTGCAGCCGCATGCGCTGAACGAGCTGGACGAGATCATGGAGCGCCAGTTCTCCGGCAACAACAAGAAGCTCAAGTCCGCCAGCGTCGGCGGGCTGAAAGCCGCCGCCGACATCCTCAACGCGATGGAAACCAGCCGCGAAACCGAACTGATGGCGGCCATCCGCAGCCAGGACGACGCGCTAGGCGGGCGCATCGAGGACTTGATGTTCGTGTTCGAGGACCTCGCCGAACTGGACGACCGCGGCATGCAGCTGCTGCTGCGCGAGGTGCCATCGGGCACCCTGATCACCGCGCTCAAGGGCGCCGAACCGGCGGTGCGCGAGAAGATCTTCGCCAACATGTCCAAGCGCGCCGCCGACATGATGCGCGACGACCTCGAGGTGAAGGGGCCGGTGCGCCTGAGCGAAGTCGACGCGGCGCAGAAGGAGGTGCTGGGTATCGCCCGCAAGCTTTCCGACGCCGGCCAGCTCAGCCTCACCTCGGGCGGGGATGAATTCGTCTGA
- the fliF gene encoding flagellar basal-body MS-ring/collar protein FliF: MADNAVATTANNGTRLDPFKQIARNPATRQLVLLVAVAAAVALGVAVVLWSRGPNYGLLYAGLEQKDASAITQELQANNTPYRLSSDGSSIMAPAADLAALRLKLAAKGLPQGSASSSTLPAADSPFGMSDLAERTRYQQLLEADLGTTIGGLQSVRAARVHLALPKPSAFIRDSREASASVLVTLYPGRQLDAGQVAAIVHLVAASVPNLEARQVSVIDQQGQLLTADPESPGAVGDNRLRIATRIENTYAQRIEELLTPLVGPGRVHAQVHADLDFSRTEKATETFGHDHPALRSEQTSSEQRGAGAAAAGGVPGALSNQPPVMVAQPTAAKPDAGKASAAATATAATASPGESSGSATRNYELDRTISHVSDPAGRLARLTVAVALDDKLAAAGKADNPDDPAGDAAAAPKSVPFSAQELQHLTELTKNAVGFDAARGDSVSVVNQAFQRGPAVDALPETPLWGRPGVLDLLKQGAGVLIALLVAFGLLRPLLKGLLRGETATRAMPSPMPQISVRVDDELAANEPARLGGAMPTLSYEQRVGQARRMVGENSKQVAQVVRNWVSEDGN; encoded by the coding sequence ATGGCCGACAACGCCGTCGCGACCACCGCCAACAACGGTACGCGCCTGGACCCCTTCAAGCAGATCGCCCGCAACCCGGCGACGCGGCAGCTGGTGCTGCTGGTGGCGGTGGCCGCGGCGGTGGCGCTGGGCGTGGCGGTGGTGCTGTGGTCGCGCGGCCCGAACTACGGTTTGCTGTACGCCGGCCTGGAGCAGAAGGACGCTTCGGCGATCACCCAGGAGTTGCAGGCGAACAACACGCCCTACCGGTTGAGCAGCGACGGCTCGTCGATCATGGCGCCGGCGGCCGACCTGGCGGCACTGCGGCTGAAGCTGGCGGCGAAGGGCTTGCCGCAGGGCAGCGCCAGCAGCAGCACGCTGCCGGCCGCCGATTCGCCGTTCGGCATGAGCGATCTGGCCGAGCGCACCCGCTACCAGCAACTGCTGGAGGCGGATCTGGGCACCACCATCGGCGGGCTGCAATCGGTGCGCGCCGCACGCGTGCATCTGGCCTTGCCGAAGCCTTCCGCGTTCATCCGCGACAGCCGCGAAGCCAGCGCCTCGGTGCTGGTCACGTTGTACCCCGGCCGCCAGCTCGATGCCGGCCAGGTGGCGGCGATCGTGCACCTGGTGGCGGCCAGCGTGCCGAACCTGGAAGCGCGCCAGGTTTCCGTGATCGACCAGCAGGGCCAGCTGCTCACCGCCGACCCGGAAAGCCCGGGCGCGGTGGGCGACAACCGCCTGCGCATCGCTACGCGGATCGAGAACACCTACGCCCAGCGCATCGAGGAACTGTTGACGCCGCTGGTCGGTCCCGGCCGGGTGCATGCGCAGGTGCATGCGGACCTGGACTTCAGCCGCACCGAGAAAGCCACCGAGACCTTCGGCCACGACCACCCGGCGCTGCGCAGCGAGCAGACCAGCAGCGAGCAGCGCGGGGCAGGCGCTGCCGCCGCGGGCGGCGTGCCCGGCGCGCTCAGCAACCAGCCGCCGGTGATGGTTGCGCAACCCACCGCGGCGAAGCCCGACGCCGGCAAGGCCTCCGCTGCCGCCACCGCCACGGCCGCGACCGCCAGCCCGGGCGAGAGCTCCGGCAGCGCCACCCGCAACTACGAGCTGGATCGCACCATCAGCCATGTCAGCGACCCGGCGGGACGGCTGGCCCGGCTGACCGTAGCGGTAGCGCTGGACGACAAGCTGGCCGCTGCCGGCAAAGCGGACAATCCGGATGATCCCGCTGGCGATGCGGCGGCAGCGCCCAAGAGCGTGCCGTTCAGCGCGCAGGAACTGCAGCACCTGACCGAGCTGACCAAGAACGCGGTGGGCTTCGACGCCGCCCGCGGCGACAGCGTCAGCGTGGTCAACCAGGCATTCCAGCGCGGCCCGGCGGTCGATGCCTTGCCCGAGACCCCGCTGTGGGGCCGGCCCGGGGTGCTGGACCTGCTCAAGCAGGGCGCCGGCGTGCTGATCGCGCTGCTGGTGGCGTTCGGCCTGCTGCGTCCGCTGCTGAAGGGCTTGCTGCGCGGCGAGACGGCGACCCGCGCGATGCCCTCGCCGATGCCGCAGATCTCGGTGCGCGTCGACGACGAGCTGGCGGCCAACGAACCGGCCCGGCTCGGCGGCGCCATGCCGACGCTTTCGTACGAGCAGCGTGTCGGCCAGGCCAGGCGGATGGTTGGCGAAAACTCCAAGCAGGTGGCGCAAGTGGTGAGGAACTGGGTGAGCGAAGATGGCAACTAA
- the fliE gene encoding flagellar hook-basal body complex protein FliE encodes MSTIDVNNLLSQMRQMSAQVRAPETAFKPAAVAGQADFSDVFRQSLSAVGRNQMEADRMAASFERGDPGADLGRTMIAMQKADLSLRTVVEVRNKLVDAYKEIMNMPV; translated from the coding sequence ATGAGCACCATCGACGTCAACAACCTGCTGTCCCAGATGCGCCAGATGAGCGCGCAGGTACGTGCGCCGGAAACGGCGTTCAAGCCGGCGGCTGTCGCCGGGCAGGCAGATTTCTCCGACGTGTTCAGGCAGTCGCTGTCCGCCGTGGGCCGCAACCAGATGGAAGCCGATCGCATGGCGGCGAGTTTCGAGCGTGGCGACCCGGGCGCGGACCTTGGCCGCACCATGATCGCGATGCAGAAGGCCGACCTCTCGCTGCGCACCGTGGTCGAGGTGCGCAACAAGCTGGTCGATGCCTACAAGGAAATCATGAACATGCCGGTCTGA